TCGAGCTCGGAGCGGCCGCGCCGTAGACCGGGGACTGGCGTCGCGGCGCGCGCCGCGACCGGAGGTGGCTCATGTCGCATCGATCGATCGCGCGCGCGGGAGTGCTCGCCCTGACGTGCGCCGCCCTCGCGCGGCCGGCGCACGCCGGCCTCGCCGACGCGCCGCCGCTGCTCGGCGGCACGACGAAGGCGAAGCACGTCTTCTCGATCCCGGGCGTCACCGCGAACGCCGATCTCGGGACGGTCGTGATGTGCACGTCGCTCGAGAAGAGCAAGCCGATCGCGATCGCCGTCGAGGTGTTCGCGGAGGACGGCACGGTGACGGCGAACGACGTCACGCTCGGAGAGGGCGTCGTCGCGAACGTCGCGCCGAGCCAGACGGTGACGTTCGAGATCGCCATCGACGACATGCTGCCGGAGATCATCGCCACGACGAAGGACGCCGCGATCCTGGCTCCCGGCGACGTCACGCACGGCAGCGCGCGCGTGCTGTCGACGTCGACGAAGCTCATGTGCACCGCCGGCGTGCTCGACCGCGCGAGCGTCGCGCCGACGGGCATGCTCTCGCTGCAGGTGATCGCGAAGACGAAGCAGAAGGGGAACTAGCGCCGCGCGCTCAGACGCCGGCGACCGAGAGCTGCTCGAGGGTGTCGAGCGCGGCGTTCGTTCCCGCGACGACGAGCGCGTCGCCCTCGCGCACGACGTCGGCGGCACCCGGCACGCGCACGTGCTTGCCGCCGATCTCGCGGATCAGGACGACCTGCACGCCGAGGCGCTGCCGGAGGTCGAGGTCGGACAGCGAGCGCCCGAACGCCGACGGCGGCGCGACGATCTGCTGCAGCGCGTAGCCGGCGCCGAGGTGCACGCGGCCGCCCTGCGCCACCGCGCTCACGTTGGCCGAGAGGCCGCCCGCGAGATCGCGGCGCATCATCTCGCGCCCGTGCGCCTCGACGACCGCGCGCTCCCGCAGCGTCGCGACGATCTTCGTCGGGTCGTCCTCGGCGACGACCGCGATCTCGTCCATGCGCGACGCCGTGAACAGGCGCGAGGCGAGGTCGAGGTCGTCGCTCGGCTTGAGCACGGGCTTGCGCTCGACGAGGTCGCCCGCGACGACGACGCCCGAGAGCGCCTCGCGGTCGTAGATGAGCCGCCGCACCTCGTCGAGCGAGATCGCGCCGAGCAGCCGGCCGCCCTCGTCGACGACGAAGAACTGCGAGTGGTGGCTCTGCACGACGAGGTCGAGCAGCGCCTCGAAGCGCGCGTTCGCCGGCACGACCTCGGGCTCGGGCTGCATCTCGTCGCGCACGAACAGCTGCTTCAGCGCGTTCGGATCGTCCTGCGTGAAGATGTCGACGCCCTGGCGCCGCAGCTTCGTCGTGTAGATCGAGTCGCGCGAGAGCCGCTGCGACACCACCGTCGACAACACGCACGCCGCCATGAGCCCGGGGATGATGTCGATCGTCTGCGTCATCTCGAAGATGATCAGGATCGCGCTGATCGGCGCGTGCGTCGTCGCCGCGACGACGGCGCCCATCGTGACGAGCGCGTAGGCGCCCGAGGTCGCGGTCGCGTCGGGGAACCACGCGTGGATGTAGTGGCCGAGGAAGCCGCCGGTCATCGCACCGAGGAACAGCGACGGCGCGAACACGCCGCCCGAGCCGCCCGACGCGAGCGTGAGCGACGTCGCCACGAGCTTGCCCACGAGCAGCGCGCCGAGCGTGCCCGCGGCGAGCTTCCCGGCGAGCGCCGCGCCGACCGACGTGTACCCGACGCCGTACACCTGCGGCAGCGCGAGCGCGACGAGCCCGGTGAGCGCGCCGCCGAGCGCCGCCTTCCCCCACTCGGGCAGCGGCACGGCGGCGAAGCGGTCCTCGGTGAACGAGAGGGTGCGGATGAACGCGACGCCGACCAGGCCCGCGACGACGCCTGCCACCATGTACGGGAACACCTCGAGCGGGCTCACGATCTCGTACGGCGGCACCGGGAAGGCGGCGTGGTTGCCGAGCGCCCAGCGCGACACGATGGTCGCGACGACGGACGCGATGACGATCGGGCTGAAGTTCGAGACGCCGAAGTCGCCGACGACGATCTCCGCGGCGAAGAGCGCGCTCGCGATGGGCGCGTTGAACGTCGCCGAGAGGCCGGCGGCCGCGCCGCACGCGACGAGCGTCCGCAGCTCGCGCACCTTGAGCCCGAGCAGCTGGCCGAGCGTCGAGCCCATCGACGCGCCGATCTGGACGATCGTGCCCTCGCTGCCGGCCGAGCCGCCCGAGCCGATCGTGATCGCCGAGGTCAGCGCCTTGAGCCCCGCGATGCGCGGGCGGATGATGCCGCCGCGGAGCGCGACGGCCTTCATCACCTCGGGCACGCCGTCGCCGCGGGCCTCGCGCGCGAAGAGCCACACGAGCGGCCCGACGACCGCGCCGCCGATCGCGGGAATCGCGATGCGCCACGTCCACGCGAGCTCGCGCGCGGGGGCGATCGGATCCTCCGCCTCGCGCAGGAGCCCCGCGTCGAGCATGGCGCCGAGGCCGTCCAGGCCCTCGAACGCGAAGGCGGTGACGGCGCGGATCATGAGCCGGAAGAGCAGCGCGCCGATCGCGCCGGCGAGCCCGACCGCGATCGCGAGCGCGACGAGGACGAGGTGCTTGTCGCGCTGGGACGCGGGGGCTCCGTGTGCGTGCGCGATGACGAGCCCCCTTCGACGCGGCGCGCCGGCGGCGCGCGCCGAGGCTAGCAGCTCGCGATCGCGAGCGGAGCGGCTGCTAGGTTCGCGCGATGCCGAACTCGTCGTCCGAAGGCCTCGCACCGCCGCCCTGGGAGGTGGTCGAGACCGAGCAGCTCCACGACTGCCGCGTCTTCCGCGTGGGCCGCGAGCGAGCGCGCTCGCCGCGCACGGGCGCGCTCCACGACTTCTATCGCCTCGACTCGGCCGACTGGGTGAACGTCGTCGCGCTGACGCCGGGCGACGAGCTCGTGCTCGTCCGCCAGTACCGCCACGGCCTGCACGCGACGACGCTCGAGATCCCGGGCGGCATGGTCGACCCCGGCGAGGAGCCCGCCGAAGCCGCTGCGCGCGAGCTGCTCGAGGAGACGGGCTACCGCGCCGGCGCGGTAGCGGCCGTCGGCCGCGTGAACCCGAACCCCGCGCTCTTCGGCAACCGCGTCCACACCTTCGTCGCGACGGGCTGCGAGCGCGTCGCTCCCATCCGCAACGAGGGCGCCGAGGAGACGCGCGTCGAGCTGCTCGCGCGCGCGCGGCTCCACGACGCGGTGCGCGCCGGCGCGATCGATCACGCGCTCGTGCTCGCGGGCCTCTACGCGTGGGAGCTCGCCGAGCGCGCCTAGCGAGTCGCTCGGTTCGGCCGACCGCGCGGCGCGCCGCCGCCGCGCGGCTACGGGACGATCTTCTCCGGGAGCGGGTGGCGGTAGAGCTTCGAGGCGTTCTCGCACGCGATCATGCGGCGCTGCTCGACGGGCAGGTCGCCGCAGAGGTCGACGAACACGTTCTGCGTGTTCGGCCACGTGCCGTCGCCGTGCGGGTAGTCGCTCTCGAAGAGCACGTTCTCGACGCCGATCGCCGGGAGCGTCACGACGGTCGAGGGGTCGTCGATCATGCAGAACCAGAAGTTGCGGCGCAGGCAGTCGGACGGCGAGATCGACTTGTCGGGCCAGCCCGAGCCGTAGCCGCTCCGCGCCATGATGTTGTCGAGGCGGTCGATCAGCCCGCCGACCCAGCCGATGCCGCCCTCGCTCATCGCGATCTTGAGCGCGGGGTAGCGCGCGGCCCAGCCGCTCCACAGCCACTGCGCGCACGACTCGAAGGCCATCGCCTGGAAGAGCGTCGCGCCGAGCTCGAGCCCGGGCGCGCCCGGCGGCATCTTCGCGAAGCCCGACGAGCCGACGTGCAGGTTCATGACCGTCTCGGTCTCGGCGCACGCGCGGATGATCGGCTCCCAGTACGCGTCGAAGATCGGCGGCAATCCCTGGTTGTGCGGCTGCTCGGGCATCGTCACCGCGGTGAAGCCGCGCTTCGCGTTGCGACGGATCTCCTCGGCGCCCTTCGCCGGATCGGACAGGAACGTGATGCCGAGCGGCACGATGCGATCGGGGTACGAGCCGTGCCACTCCTCGAACAGCCAGTCGTTCCACGCGCGCACGCACGCGAGGCCGAGCTCCTGGTCCTTGCTCTCGCTGAAGAGCGTGCCGCCGAAGCCGGTGACGCCGGACGGGAAGTTCACCGACGCCCAGATGCCGCCGATGTCCATGTCCTTCACGCGCGCGTGGATGTCCCAGCATCCGCGCCGGATCTCGTCGAAGCGCGCCGGCTCGACGCGGTGGTCCTCGCGCGGGCGGCCGGCGACGCACATGAAGCCGACCTGGAAGAACGGGGTGTCCTCGTACACCCAGATCTGGTGGCCCTCCTCCGTCTCGACGACGCGCGGTGCGCGCTCCTCGAACTTGCGCGGCATGCGTCCTTCGAACGTGTGCGGCGGCTCCATCAGGTGATCGTCGACGGACAGGATCGTGTGGCGCACGACCGCCGGCTCCGGATCGGGGAGCAGCGGCTTCGTGACGGGGCGCTTGACGCCGAGCTTGATGACGCGGGCCATGGGGTTCTCCTCGAGTCGTTGCGGCGATGATCCGCCAGCGTGCGCGCCGCGGTCAACCGGCGTCGCCCGGCGCCGCGCCCGCCGCCGTCCCGCTCGCCGCGTCGGCGCGCGCCGGGCCGAGCCGCTCCGCCGCGAGCTCCGCGAGCAGGCGCGCGGCGGCATCGTTGCCGAACGCGTTCCAGTGCCCGTCGTAGCGCCAGTGGAGCTCGCGGCCCGTCTCGCGGCGAAGCGCGCGCAGTGCGGGCTGGAGAGCCGCGAACGCGAACCCGCGCTCCGCGCACAGCCGCGCGAGGCGCGCGTCGACGAGATCGACGTCGAAGGCGACGCCCGCGTAGTCGGGGTGCGAGGCGGCGAGCCGCGCCGCGCCCTCGGCCGGGTCGAGCACGCCCTCGGGCGTCGACGCCGCGGCGACGGCGAACCCCGCGCCGAGCGCGCGCGCGCGCCGCTCGATGCGCACGAGCAGCCGCTCGGTCGCGGCCCACGCCGGCGCCCACTCGTCCGCGTAGGCGGGCGCGAACGCGCGGAACGACACGGGCGGCGGCGCGTCGCGCCGGATGCGCGCGAGCGTGAGCCGGTGCGCGACGAGCTGGTTGAGCGCCGAGCCGCGCACCCACAGGCCGATCGCACTCTCGAACGGAACGAGCTCGGCGATGGGCAGGCCCTCGCGCGCGGCGCGCGCGAGGGCCTCCTGCTCGGCGCGCTTCGCGTCGAAGCCCTCGGCGTCGTTGTAGACGTCGTTGCGCGTCGTGAAGAGGAGCAGCACGAGGTCGGGCGCGAGTGCGCGTCCGTGCTTCGCGAGCGCGGCGAGCTCCTCGCGCTGTCCCCATCCTTCCTTGCCGAGCGCGACGACGTCGACCGGCCCGAGCCCCGGCCGCTCGTGCAGGTGGGCTTCGAGCCGCCGCGCCACGCCTTGCGCGAGCGGCACCGAGACGGCCGCGACGTACGAGTCGCCGAGCAGCACCACGCGCCGCGCGCCCGGCGCCTTCGGCGCCGGCTCGACGTCGTGCATGCCGAGCGTGTTGTGCGCATCGTCGCGCGCGAACTCGCGCGGGCGGATGAAGCCCGTCGCGTTCACCTCGTAGCCGAGCGTCGTCGCGGGCAGCGCGCGCAGCGCGAGCTCGGCCCCGACGAGCGCGAGCGCGAGCGCGGCGGCCGCGAGCGCGAGCTTCGCGGCGGGCCGCGCGCGCCGCGCGCCGTCGGTCACGCGCGCTCCGGCGCGTCGGTGCGCGCCGCATCGATCCGCGCGAGCGCCACGTCCACGATGCGCGCGTCGAGGCCGAGCGGCTCGGAGAGCGCGATCGCGACGCCCGGGTGCTCGGCGCGCGCCGCGTCGACGAGCCGCGGCAGGTCCTCCTGCGTGTGGCGGCCCGGCGACAGGAAGAAGGGATGGACGACGACCCGCGTCGCGCCCGCGGCGACGCACGCGGCGACCGCGTGCGCGAGGTCGGGCGGGACCACCTCGAGATGCGCGGTCGCCACGTGGGCGTCGGGCCGACGCGCGCGCACCTCGCGCGCGAGCGCCTCGAGCTGCGCGTTCGCTTCGGCGCGCCGGCTCCCGTGGTCGATCAGCACGATCGCGTTCACGGACGGGGGCTCGCCGTCACCAGTACGTCGTGGTCGCGACGAGCGGCGCGCGCACCTCGGTGCGGCAGGCGAGGCGCAGCTCGGCGTCGATGCGGTTGCGGCGCTTGATCTCGACCTCGCGCGGGGTCTCGGGAGCGAGCGCGTCGGCGCCCTCGAGGACGCGCATTCCGCAGCGCGCGCACACGCCGTCCGCGCCGCACGCACTCGCGACGGGGAGACCTGCCGCGCGCGCCGCCTCGAGCAGCTTCGTGCCGACGGCGACCTGCACGCGCACGCCCGACGGCTCGAAGCGCACCGGCACGAGCGCGGGCCGCGCGCCCGGCCCGGCCTCCGCCGCGGCCGGGTCGTGCGCGTCGTCCCTCGACGAGTCGTGCCGCGGCGTGCTCACGGCGGCCGAGCATACTGCGCGGGTGCGCGCTCCGCGCGGCGGGGCTCGCGCGCGGGGGCCTCTGGTAGGATGCCGGCCATGCCCACTGCCGGCCTGCTCGTGATCGGGAACGAGATCCTGTCGGGCAAGGTCGTCGACACGAACTCGCCCTATCTCGCGCGCGAGCTGCGCGAGCTCGGCGTCGATCTCGAGCGCATCCTCACCATCCCCGACGACGTCGACGGGATCGCGCGCGAGGTGCGCGCGATGAGCGCGGCCTACGACTTCGTGTTCACGTCGGGCGGAATCGGGCCTACGCACGACGACCTCACGATGGAGGGGGTCGCCCAGGCCTTCGGCCGCGCCATCGAGGAGAACGCCTCGATGATCGAGCGGATGGAGCGCGCGCAGGGCCGCGCGCCCAACGCGAGCCAGCGCAAGATGGCGATGATCCCTTCGGGCGCCGTGCTCGTCGACTCGGGCGACCTGTGGTTCCCGATCGTCGTGGTCGAGAACGTCCACATCTTTCCGGGCATCCCCGAGCTGCTGCAGAAGAAGTTCCAGTCGATCCGCGAGCGCTTCCGCGGCGTGCCGTTCCAGCTGCGGCGCGTGTACGTGACGCGCCACGAGAGCGACATCGCGCACTCGCTCAACGCGCTGCTCCAGGACTTCCCCGAGCTCATGCTCGGCTCGTACCCGCGCATCGGCGAGGAGCACTACCGCGTGCTGCTCACGCTCGAGTCGCGCGACGAGGGCTACCTCGAGCGCGCCGTCGCGTCGCTGCTCGAGCGCATCCCGAGCGACGCCGTCCACAGGGTCGAATAGCGAGCGTCGTGGACCCGGACGGCCGCGATGCGCTGCTGCGCGGACTCGCCTGGCTGCACCCGACGTGGATGGCGGCGGCGCTCGCGATCGCGTTCGCCGCGCTCCGCAGCGGGCTCGAGCTGCGGCGGCGCCGCGCGCGGCGCGGCGAGGGGCTCGCGGCCCTGCGGCGCTCGCACCTGCTCCGCGCGAAGCTCGCGCTCCCGCTGCTCGTCGCGGGCTTCGCGCTCGGGCCCGTCGCCGCGGTGCTCGCGCGCGACATGACGCCCTTCCGCACGCTGCACGCCTGGGTCGGCGTCGCGACGCTCGCGCTCTTCGTCGCGGCGGGCGTGACGGGGCACCGGCTCGAGGAAGGGGCGCTCCCCCTGCGCGCGCCGCACGCGCGGCTCGCGCTCGCCGCGCTGCTCGCATCCGCCGTCGCGTTCGCGACGGGCTTCGTGCTGCTTCCCTGAGTCGCGCGCGCCGGCCGGCGCGCGCTAGAGCACCTCGTTCGCGCGCTGGCGGAGCCAGTCGTCGGCGAGCACGAGACACGTCATCGCCTCGACGAGCGGGACGGCGCGCGGGAGCACGCACGGGTCGTGGCGGCCCTGCGCCTCGAGTACGACGGCGTGGCCCGCGCGATCGACCGTCTGCTGCGCGCTCGCGATCGTGGCCGTCGGCTTGAACGCGACGCGCAGCACGATGGGCTCGCCGTTGCTGATGCCGCCCTGCACGCCGCCGCTGCGGTTGCTCGGCGCGCGCGGCGCGCCGCCCTCGCCCGGGACGAACGGGTCGTTGTGCGCGAGGCCCGTCATGCGCGTGCCCGCGAAGCCGCTGCCGATCTCGAACCCCTTCGCGGCCGGGAGCGAGAGCATCGCGTGCGCGAGCTGCGCGTCGAGCTTGTCGAAGACGGGCTCGCCGAGCCCGGGCGGCACGTTGCGCGCGACGCACTCGACGACGCCGCCGAGCGAGTCGCCCGCGCGGCGCGCGGCGTCGATGCGCTCCGCCATCTCGCGCGCGGCCTCGGCGTCCGGGCAGCGCACCTCGTTCGCCTCGACCTGCGCGAGCGTCGCGCTCGCGGGGTCGACCTTCGCCTCGACCTCGTGCACGCGCGACACCCACGCGAGCACCTCGATGCCGGCGACCTCGCGCAGGAGCTTGCGCGCCACCGCGCCCGCCGCGACGCGCCCGATCGTCTCTCTCGCGCTCGCGCGCCCACCGCCCTGCCAGTTGCGGATGCCGTACTTCGCCTCGTAGGTGAAGTCGGCGTGCGACGGGCGGTAGACGTCCTTCATGTGCTCGTAGGCGCTCGGCCGCGCATCGGTGTTGCGCACGAGGATCGCGATCGGCGTGCCGAGCGTGCGGCCCTCGAACAGGCCCGAGAGGATCTCCGCCCGGTCGGCCTCCTGTCGCGGCGTCGTGAGCCGACTCTGCCCGGGGCGCCGTCGATCGAGATCGCGCTGGATCTCCGCCACGTCGAGCGCGAGCCGCGGCGGGCAGCCGTCGACGACGACGCCGACGCCGCCGCCGTGCGACTCGCCGAAGGTCGTGATGCGGAAGGCGCGGCCGAACGAGCTGCTCAAGAGGAATGGGCTCCACGGCGGGGAGGACGAGGGCGAATCGAGGCGCGGAGAGTACCGCGCCCCGCCGCCTCGCGTGCGAGGATGGCGCACGGGCCGCGTCACCGCGCGGCGCCCACCCGAGGTCCACAGCGCCATGTCGTCGCCCGCCGCCCCGTCGCCCTCCGTGGCGCGCCGCGCCTCGCGCGGAGCGCCCGACCGCAGCTGCCCGCGCGCGGGCGCGCGCCGCGGGCTGCGCGCGAGCGCCTCCGCGCCGCTCCCGCTGCTCGCGGTACTCGTCGCCGCGGTCCTCGCCGCGGGCGTCGTCTCGGCCGAGCCGGTCGACGACGGGCTCCTCGAGCTCGGGCGCGACCGCGCGAGTGCGATCGCTGCGCTCGGTCGGCCCCCCGTGCGCTGCGCGGCGCTGCCCGGCGACCGCACCGAGCTCTGCGAGTGGCACTTCGGCGACCGCGACGCCGCGTGGCGGCCGCTCGCGCGCGCGATCCGCACGGACGCGCGCGTCGGGCTCGTGTGCCGCTTCGAGCGCGAGAGCGGAGCGCGCGTGGCGCGCGGCTGCGAGGCGTTCCCGCGGCGCTCGAACCGCGAGGAGTTCGTCGCGCTGCGCCGCTACGGCAAGCGCGGCCTGAAGCAGCAAGCGGAGAACGAGCGCGCGCGCGAAGCGCGCGCGCAGGCGCTCGCGGAGCTCGGGAGCGCGCGCACGCTCGACGCCGTGGTGGGCGTCGTCGGCGCGGTTCCCGAGGAGTGCGTGGCAGACGCGGACGACGCGCTGTGCTCCTGGCGCACCACGTCGCACACGCCGGGCCACGGTACGCTCGCCGCCTCGATCGCCGCGAGCCCGCGCAAGAAGATCCGGCTCGCGTGTCGCTTCCCGCGCGACGGGTCGCCGAGCTCCTCGTCGCCGTGCACGGCCGCGGTGGGCGACTGAGGCGGGCGCCGCGCCGCCGCGTGCGACGGCCGGGCGCCTCGCACCCGAGCGTCGGCGCGCTTCGCTAGTCGCCCGTGCGGACGAGCACGACGAGCGCGCCGTCGGCCTGCGCCTCGCCGCCCGGCGACGGGGCGAACGCGAGCACGCGCGGCAGCGCCGCGAGCCACTCGGGGAGCTCGGCGCGCAGCACGGCGAAGCCGCCGCCCCGCCGGCCGCGCCCGTGGACGATGCGCACGACGGCCTGTCCGGCCGCCGCGGCGGCGGCGACCTCCCGCCGCACGCGCTCGCGCGCGGCCGCGGCGCGCAGCCCGTGCAGGTCGACCTCGCGCGTCGGCGCGAGCGCACCGCTGCACAGGCGCGCGAACGTCCGCGCCTTCACGCTCGCGCGGCGCGCGAGGCGGGGGTCGTCGGCGTCTTCGCGTGCGAACGCGTCGGACGCGCCGCCCGCAGCGCCGCGCGAGCGCGTCGTCCGCTCCCGCTCCCGCTCCCGCTCCCGCTCCCGCGCACCTGCGCCCGCCGGCGCCGCGGGGGGCTTTCGCGCGCGCACGCGCTCGGGCCCCCTGGGCAGCGGCTTCGCGTCGCCGACCGCGCGCGCGAAGTCGTCGGAGGGCGGCGTGCGGCGCGCAGTCATCGCGGGACGCTAGTCGGCGGTCGCGCGCGCGAGCGCGATCGCCTTGCGCGTCGCGGCGCCGATCGCGAGCGCGTCGAGCTCGGCGGGCGTCGCCCAGCGGTGCGCCTGCGGGCCGTCGAGTCGAACGCGCCCGCGCGGCGCGTCGGCCGCGAAGACGTGGAGGCGGAGCACGCGGTGCGAGAAGGTGTGCGACACCTCGCCTAGCAAGCGCACCCGCGCGACGGCGAGGCCCGTGCGCTCGCGCAGCGCGCGGTGCAGGCCGTCGGCCGGCGCCTCACCGGGCGCGAGGTCGCCGCCCGCGAGCTCCCACATGCCCGCCATGAGCCCCGCAGCCGGGCGCTTCGTGACCAGCACGCGCCCGCGCCGCGGCGCCCACGCGCACACGGCCTCGATCGGCGTCTGCGTCGTCCGCCGCGTCTTCACCGGCAGCGCGTCGGCGTCGCCGTGCGCGCGCGCGTCGCACGTCTTCGCGACGGGGCACACCAGGCAGCGCGGCGAGCGCGGCGTGCACACGAGCGCGCCGAGCTCCATCAGCGCCTGGTTCAGGTCGCCCGGGCGCTCGCCGCGCGCGAGCTCGCCCGCGCGCTCCCAGAGCGCGTCCATCACGGGCTTGCGCGCCGTGTCGTCGCGGACGCCGTCGAGGCGCGCGAGCACGCGCACGACGTTGCCGTCGACGATCGCCTCGGGTGCGTCGAACGCGATCGACGCCAGCGCGCCCGCCGTGTAGGGGCCGATGCCGGGCAGCGCGCGCAGCGCCTCCGCGGTGCGCGGGAACGCGCCGCCGTGCGCGAACGCGACCTCGCGCGCCGCGCGCTGCAGGTTGCGCGCGCGCGAGTAGTACCCGAGCCCCGCCCAGTGCGCGAAGACGTCGTCCTCGTCCGCGGTCGCGAGATCCTTGACGGTCGGGAAACGGGCGAGGAAGCGCTCGTAGTACGGGATCACCGTCTCGACGCGCGTCTGCTGGAGCATCGTCTCGGAGATCCAGATGGCATACGGGTCGCGCGTGCGGCGCCACGGGAGGTCGCGCCGGTTCGCGTCGTACCAGCGCAGCAGCGCCGCGCGCAGGCGCCGCGTGCGCGCGCGGCGCGCACCCGCCTCGCGCGCGTCGCTCACGGCCCGGTCGAGGCGAGCGCGTCGGGCGCGATCAGCGCGTCGACGTGCTCGCGCACCCACTTCGCGTCCCACCACTCGCGCGGGTCGACGTAGGTCGCGCCGACGAGGATCGCGAAGTGGAGGTGGTCGCCGCCGGCGAGCCCGGTCGCGCCCGAGCGGCCGAGCTCCCGCCCCTTCAGGACGTCGTCGCCCACCGCGACGTCGATCGACGACAGGTGCCCGTAGAGCGACGTCACGCCGAGCCCGTGGTCGAGCATCACGAGGTTGCCGTAGATGCCGTTCGGGCCGGCGAACACGACGACGCCGTCGTTCGACGCCGTGATCGGCGCGTGCGCGGTCGACGCGAGGTCGAAGCCGTAGTGCCGCGCCTGCGAGACGCGCTGCCCGTCGACCGTGTAGTGGCGCAGCTCGGCGAAGTCGCTCGTCACCTTCGAGTTCGCCATCTGCTCGAAGGCGCCGCGGAAGCGGCGGGGCGTGGGCGCGCCGACCGCGCCGCGGATGGTCTGCTCGCTCGTGACGCGCAGCTCCTCGTTGACGCGGCGGAAGGTCGCGACCGCGTCGCCGCCGTCGCCGAACTCGGCGGCGACGTTGTCGAGGAAGCGCTGCGACAGCGAGATCGGGACGGTCGGGAACGAAACGTCCTTGACGCGCACGGCGAGCCGCACCGTCGCCTCGTTGCCGGCCTCGTCGGTCGCGACGACGACGGGCACGGTGCCCGGCTCGACATCGATCGGCAGTGCATAGATGCAGGCCTCGCGGTCGTCGGCGAGCGTCGTGCCCGCGAAGAACGCGTCGCCGACGCGCACGCCGTG
This genomic interval from Myxococcota bacterium contains the following:
- the mutY gene encoding A/G-specific adenine glycosylase; amino-acid sequence: MSDAREAGARRARTRRLRAALLRWYDANRRDLPWRRTRDPYAIWISETMLQQTRVETVIPYYERFLARFPTVKDLATADEDDVFAHWAGLGYYSRARNLQRAAREVAFAHGGAFPRTAEALRALPGIGPYTAGALASIAFDAPEAIVDGNVVRVLARLDGVRDDTARKPVMDALWERAGELARGERPGDLNQALMELGALVCTPRSPRCLVCPVAKTCDARAHGDADALPVKTRRTTQTPIEAVCAWAPRRGRVLVTKRPAAGLMAGMWELAGGDLAPGEAPADGLHRALRERTGLAVARVRLLGEVSHTFSHRVLRLHVFAADAPRGRVRLDGPQAHRWATPAELDALAIGAATRKAIALARATAD
- a CDS encoding M23 family metallopeptidase, producing MRKLLLLLVLAAIAGGAVFAWPRLEGEAPTITAPARVALGTGGARVEVEWADAQTGLRSVEAFLEVDTDARPLLTRSLHARAWPGALLAGAADRQTNERVEIALDPKTLAVPDGPATLVLRASDWAWSDFFAGNQAELRVPVVVDTAPPRIASDTGLTYATRGGSAVAVYRVSADTVRHGVRVGDAFFAGTTLADDREACIYALPIDVEPGTVPVVVATDEAGNEATVRLAVRVKDVSFPTVPISLSQRFLDNVAAEFGDGGDAVATFRRVNEELRVTSEQTIRGAVGAPTPRRFRGAFEQMANSKVTSDFAELRHYTVDGQRVSQARHYGFDLASTAHAPITASNDGVVVFAGPNGIYGNLVMLDHGLGVTSLYGHLSSIDVAVGDDVLKGRELGRSGATGLAGGDHLHFAILVGATYVDPREWWDAKWVREHVDALIAPDALASTGP